Proteins from one Salvelinus sp. IW2-2015 linkage group LG9, ASM291031v2, whole genome shotgun sequence genomic window:
- the clec14a gene encoding C-type lectin domain family 14 member A, with amino-acid sequence MVQAGRMEYYWICLWSVLGVGLCVPVAKPYYIHPYPLNFDKASEACQPGSFLTKVASMEEALKILKVISDIPSKEGTFQFWVGLMKGKGSCVKHDAPLKGFKWTVDNSSDTELDQWKSLPNPTCTGIYCVFLSGEFNGTEIVNWGFVSSTCKTEYPFICKQRNGEVPIMKQCPIPHIPEARILRPDPKDHHKLNLDCGFGKMFELTCSATTLTWERDDGSDIRGICASCKAGYMTDGSGSCVDIDECRDRPCKDQCVNTEGSFLCKCYDKNGNLQDEGSMACNELPAATIAPEGSDNHLVQDYTPTSKPAIQEKPFLASLPDQHTPTSPTDDIEIVDKSGDQAYIFIPVLIAVMALVVLLVVVLSIVKCCLRRRSQKLAMKNAEKMAMKRAESSKEKYSLENANEKEAT; translated from the coding sequence ATGGTGCAAGCAGGGAGAATGGAGTACTATTGGATATGCCTGTGGAGTGTCTTGGGGGTAGGTTTGTGTGTTCCTGTTGCTAAACCCTATTACATTCATCCTTATCCTCTCAACTTTGACAAAGCTTCAGAAGCCTGTCAGCCTGGCAGTTTCCTAACTAAAGTGGCCAGTATGGAGGAAGCCTTGAAGATTTTGAAAGTAATCTCGGACATACCATCCAAAGAAGGTACATTTCAGTTCTGGGTGGGCTTGATGAAAGGAAAGGGGTCTTGCGTGAAACATGACGCACCTCTGAAGGGTTTCAAGTGGACGGTGGATAACAGCAGTGACACAGAACTGGATCAGTGGAAGTCTTTGCCCAATCCAACCTGCACGGGTATATACTGTGTATTTCTCTCTGGTGAGTTTAATGGAACTGAGATTGTGAACTGGGGATTTGTTTCCAGTACCTGTAAGACAGAGTATCCATTCATTTGTAAACAACGTAATGGAGAGGTACCTATCATGAAGCAGTGTCCTATCCCACACATACCAGAGGCCCGAATACTCAGGCCAGACCCAAAGGATCATCATAAACTGAATCTGGATTGTGGGTTTGGGAAAATGTTTGAACTGACTTGCTCTGCAACGACTCTAACATGGGAACGTGATGATGGATCGGATATACGTGGAATTTGTGCTTCATGCAAAGCAGGTTATATGACAGATGGGTCTGGAAGCTGTGTGGACATTGACGAATGCAGAGATCGGCCCTGTAAAGACCAGTGTGTCAACACTGAGGGTTCTTTCCTCTGTAAATGCTATGATAAAAATGGAAATCTTCAAGATGAGGGCTCAATGGCATGCAACGAACTACCAGCAGCTACCATTGCTCCTGAAGGTAGTGACAACCATTTGGTCCAAGACTATACCCCAACTTCTAAGCCAGCAATTCAGGAGAAGCCTTTTCTCGCCTCTCTGCCAGACCAACACACTCCAACTTCCCCTACAGATGACATTGAGATAGTGGACAAGAGTGGAGACCAAGCCTACATTTTCATACCTGTGCTGATAGCAGTGATGGCCTTGGTCGTTCTGTTAGTCGTGGTGTTATCTATTGTTAAGTGCTGCCTCAGGAGGCGATCACAGAAACTGGCCATGAAAAATGCAGAGAAAATGGCAATGAAGAGGGCGGAGTCCTCCAAGGAAAAATACTCCCTTGAAAACGCAAATGAGAAGGAGGCAACTTAA
- the sstr1a gene encoding somatostatin receptor type 1 has protein sequence MLPNSSFRNLTLEDGFFLMNNSSGNETYSESQGSAILISFIYSVVCLVGLCGNSMVIYVIFRYAKMKTATNIYILNLAIADELLMLSVPFLVTSSLLHHWPFGSLLCRLVLSVDAINMFTSIYCLTVLSIDRYIAVVHPIKASRYRRPTIAKIVNFGVWMFSILVILPIIIFSTTVPNLDGSVACNIQMPKPVNQWMAVFVIYAFLMGFLFPVIAICMCYILIIAKMRVVALKAGWQQRKKSERKITLMVMMVVTVFVICWMPFHIMQLVNVFVEHHNATLMQLAVILGYANSCANPILYGFLSDNFKRSFQRILCLRWMDNATEEPIDYYATSLKSRGYSVDEFQPDNMECDSTYRNGTCTSRTTTL, from the coding sequence ATGCTCCCCAACAGCTCTTTCAGGAATCTAACCTTGGAGGACGGTTTTTTCCTAATGAACAACTCGTCTGGGAACGAAACGTACAGCGAGTCTCAAGGCAGCGCTATCCTCATCTCCTTCATTTACTCGGTTGTCTGTTTGGTCGGACTGTGCGGGAACTCTATGGTTATCTATGTCATTTTCAGATATGCCAAAATGAAAACTGCAACAAATATTTACATTCTGAATCTGGCCATAGCGGACGAGTTACTTATGCTGAGTGTCCCTTTCTTGGTGACATCTTCACTCCTTCATCACTGGCCTTTCGGCTCCCTTCTCTGCCGCCTTGTTCTAAGTGTTGATGCTATTAATATGTTTACGAGTATTTACTGCTTAACTGTACTTAGCATAGACCGATATATCGCGGTTGTGCACCCCATCAAAGCCTCCCGGTACAGGAGACCCACAATAGCTAAAATAGTCAACTTTGGGGTTTGGATGTTTTCTATCCTGGTCATTTTGCCCATTATTATATTTTCCACGACCGTTCCAAACTTGGACGGTTCGGTTGCTTGCAACATTCAGATGCCAAAGCCAGTTAACCAGTGGATGGCTGTGTTTGTGATCTATGCCTTTCTCATGGGCTTTCTGTTCCCAGTCATTGCTATCTGTATGTGTTACATCCTCATCATCGCCAAGATGAGAGTGGTGGCACTGAAGGCAGGTTGGCAACAGCGTAAGAAGTCGGAGAGAAAGATCActctgatggtgatgatggtggtgaccGTGTTTGTCATCTGTTGGATGCCCTTTCACATTATGCAGCTCGTCAATGTCTTTGTGGAGCACCATAACGCAACACTCATGCAACTCGCAGTGATTCTGGGATACGCAAATAGCTGCGCCAACCCTATACTGTACGGATTTTTATCAGACAATTTCAAACGTTCGTTCCAAAGAATTTTGTGCCTGCGGTGGATGGACAATGCAACGGAAGAACCAATAGATTACTATGCCACGTCTCTGAAAAGTCGTGGTTACAGTGTGGATgaatttcaaccggacaatatgGAATGTGATAGCACGTATAGAAATGGAACCTGTACTTCTAGGACAACGACACTGTAG